The following are encoded together in the Drosophila biarmipes strain raj3 chromosome 3L, RU_DBia_V1.1, whole genome shotgun sequence genome:
- the LOC108028789 gene encoding zygotic gap protein knirps isoform X1 → MVFNLMNQTCKVCGEPAAGFHFGAFTCEGCKSFFGRSYNNISTISECKNEGKCIIDKKNRTTCKACRLRKCYNVGMSKGGSRYGRRSNWFKIHCLLQEHEQAAAAAGKAPPTVGGGAPSASSPVGSPHTPGFGDMAAHLHHHHQQQQQQQQVPRHPHMPLLGYPSYLPDPAAALPFFSMMGGVAPHQSPFQLPPHLLFPGYHASAAAAAASAADAAYRQEMYKHRQSVDSVESQNRFSPASQPPVVQQQQQPQQPLSARQSPIDVCLEEDVQSVHSHQSSGSLLHPIAIRATPTSSPLSFAAKMQSLSPVSVCSIGGETTSPVAPVHQTATASAQDGPMDLSMKTSRSSVHSFNDSGSEDQELEVAPRRKFYQLEAECLTTTTSSSSSSSHSHSPSTTHAEVKRQKLGGAEATHFGGFAVAHNAASAMRGIFVCV, encoded by the exons ATGGTGTTCAACTTG ATGAACCAGACATGCAAGGTGTGCGGCGAGCCGGCGGCGGGCTTCCACTTTGGCGCCTTCACCTGCGAGGGCTGCAAG TCCTTCTTCGGCCGATCGTACAACAACATCAGCACCATCAGCGAGTGCAAGAACGAGGGCAAGTGCATCATCGACAAGAAGAACCGCACCACCTGCAAGGCCTGCCGCTTGAGGAAGTGCTACAACGTGGGCATGTCCAAGGGCGGATCCCGCTACGGCCGTCGCTCCAACTGGTTCAAGATCCACTGCCTGCTGCAGGAGCACGAGCAGGCCGCTGCGGCGGCGGGCAAGGCGCCACCCacagtgggtggtggtgcccCGTCGGCCTCCTCGCCGGTGGGTTCGCCACACACGCCCGGCTTCGGGGACATGGCCGCCCATctgcaccaccaccatcagcagcagcagcagcaacagcaggtgCCGCGTCACCCACATATGCCTCTGCTGGGCTACCCCAGCTATCTGCCCGATCCCGCTGCCGCCCTGCCCTTCTTCAGCATgatggggggcgtggcaccgcACCAGTCGCCCTTCCAGCTGCCGCCGCACCTCCTCTTCCCCGGCTACCATGCCAGCGCGGCCGCTGCAGCGGCTTCGGCCGCGGATGCCGCCTACCGCCAGGAGATGTACAAGCACCGCCAGAGCGTGGACTCCGTGGAGTCGCAGAACCGCTTCAGCCCCGCCAGCCAGCCACCggtggtgcagcagcagcagcagccacagcagccCCTCTCGGCCCGCCAGTCGCCCATCGATGTGTGCCTGGAGGAGGATGTCCAGTCCGTGCATAGCCACCAGTCCAGCGGCAGCCTCCTGCATCCCATTGCCATCCGAGCCACCCCGACCAGCAGCCCCCTGAGCTTCGCCGCCAAGATGCAGAGCCTTTCGCCCGTTTCCGTGTGCTCCATTGGTGGCGAAACCACCAGCCCAGTGGCTCCAGTGCATCAGACCGCCACAGCCAGCGCCCAGGATGGACCCATGGACCTGAGCATGAAGACCTCGCGCAGCTCGGTGCACAGCTTCAACGACAGCGGCTCCGAGGATCAGGAGCTGGAGGTGGCTCCCCGGCGCAAGTTCTACCAGCTGGAGGCCGAGTGCctgaccaccaccaccagcagcagcagcagttcctcccactcccactcgcCCAGCACCACCCACGCGGAGGTCAAGCGGCAGAAGCTGGGTGGTGCTGAGGCCACCCACTTCGGTGGCTTCGCGGTGGCCCATAATGCGGCCAGTGCCATGAGGGGTATTTTCGTGTGTGTCTGA
- the LOC108028789 gene encoding zygotic gap protein knirps isoform X2, with protein sequence MNQTCKVCGEPAAGFHFGAFTCEGCKSFFGRSYNNISTISECKNEGKCIIDKKNRTTCKACRLRKCYNVGMSKGGSRYGRRSNWFKIHCLLQEHEQAAAAAGKAPPTVGGGAPSASSPVGSPHTPGFGDMAAHLHHHHQQQQQQQQVPRHPHMPLLGYPSYLPDPAAALPFFSMMGGVAPHQSPFQLPPHLLFPGYHASAAAAAASAADAAYRQEMYKHRQSVDSVESQNRFSPASQPPVVQQQQQPQQPLSARQSPIDVCLEEDVQSVHSHQSSGSLLHPIAIRATPTSSPLSFAAKMQSLSPVSVCSIGGETTSPVAPVHQTATASAQDGPMDLSMKTSRSSVHSFNDSGSEDQELEVAPRRKFYQLEAECLTTTTSSSSSSSHSHSPSTTHAEVKRQKLGGAEATHFGGFAVAHNAASAMRGIFVCV encoded by the exons ATGAACCAGACATGCAAGGTGTGCGGCGAGCCGGCGGCGGGCTTCCACTTTGGCGCCTTCACCTGCGAGGGCTGCAAG TCCTTCTTCGGCCGATCGTACAACAACATCAGCACCATCAGCGAGTGCAAGAACGAGGGCAAGTGCATCATCGACAAGAAGAACCGCACCACCTGCAAGGCCTGCCGCTTGAGGAAGTGCTACAACGTGGGCATGTCCAAGGGCGGATCCCGCTACGGCCGTCGCTCCAACTGGTTCAAGATCCACTGCCTGCTGCAGGAGCACGAGCAGGCCGCTGCGGCGGCGGGCAAGGCGCCACCCacagtgggtggtggtgcccCGTCGGCCTCCTCGCCGGTGGGTTCGCCACACACGCCCGGCTTCGGGGACATGGCCGCCCATctgcaccaccaccatcagcagcagcagcagcaacagcaggtgCCGCGTCACCCACATATGCCTCTGCTGGGCTACCCCAGCTATCTGCCCGATCCCGCTGCCGCCCTGCCCTTCTTCAGCATgatggggggcgtggcaccgcACCAGTCGCCCTTCCAGCTGCCGCCGCACCTCCTCTTCCCCGGCTACCATGCCAGCGCGGCCGCTGCAGCGGCTTCGGCCGCGGATGCCGCCTACCGCCAGGAGATGTACAAGCACCGCCAGAGCGTGGACTCCGTGGAGTCGCAGAACCGCTTCAGCCCCGCCAGCCAGCCACCggtggtgcagcagcagcagcagccacagcagccCCTCTCGGCCCGCCAGTCGCCCATCGATGTGTGCCTGGAGGAGGATGTCCAGTCCGTGCATAGCCACCAGTCCAGCGGCAGCCTCCTGCATCCCATTGCCATCCGAGCCACCCCGACCAGCAGCCCCCTGAGCTTCGCCGCCAAGATGCAGAGCCTTTCGCCCGTTTCCGTGTGCTCCATTGGTGGCGAAACCACCAGCCCAGTGGCTCCAGTGCATCAGACCGCCACAGCCAGCGCCCAGGATGGACCCATGGACCTGAGCATGAAGACCTCGCGCAGCTCGGTGCACAGCTTCAACGACAGCGGCTCCGAGGATCAGGAGCTGGAGGTGGCTCCCCGGCGCAAGTTCTACCAGCTGGAGGCCGAGTGCctgaccaccaccaccagcagcagcagcagttcctcccactcccactcgcCCAGCACCACCCACGCGGAGGTCAAGCGGCAGAAGCTGGGTGGTGCTGAGGCCACCCACTTCGGTGGCTTCGCGGTGGCCCATAATGCGGCCAGTGCCATGAGGGGTATTTTCGTGTGTGTCTGA